The following proteins come from a genomic window of Maribacter sp. HTCC2170:
- a CDS encoding VCBS repeat-containing protein — translation MKNALFFIVFLMLVSSCEKKHDTLFTKLDALETGVDFKNELNETHKHNYFTNPYMYLGGGVSVGDINNDGLEDIFFSGNMVPNKLYLNKGNMEFEDISENAGILGDERWFTGTTFVDINRDGYLDIYCSVNGKFPPHNNLLYINNQDNTFTEKASEYGIDCDGNSIQSTFFDYDKDGDLDLYVINYPPTSFIAPVPYYAHKLENHELSESDRLFRNDNGHFTDVTIDAGLSNFGLSLGVVAADVNNDGYTDIFVSNDFNAPDFLYINNQDGTFTNQIDTSLQQTSFFGMGAEIADFNNDGHMDIFQLDMSAADHFRSKANMSSMNPDAFYQSVNIGLHHQYMQNSLQLNRGNSNGELPVFSNVSRLAGVSSTDWSWGGLLADFDNDGWKDLFVTNGIRRDVNNKDFYGKYRAFFDKLENSPDYENKEEEVGLLNYLNELPSERLSNYMFQNDHDLTFTKRTKDWGFEEKTFSNGVAYSDLDNDGDLDLVINNLEDTSSIYRNNSSDTNQLTINLNGDGKVLPNESKVALYTPDGIQVQEHNVVRGYMSSVTPLLHFGLGSTNKIDSVLVTWPNGSITKMDNVKANQRLTINYDDSKAFARSSDKSKDIPKLFNTVDAPELTVHEENPFNDFDVEILLPHKNTTLGPALATGDLNNDGLDDYIIGSSIGKSATVFIQDDKGEFSVLPIADLVDDKYYEDLGILIFDADNDGDNDFYIASGGNEFEAGSPGYEDRFYENLGDNNFRRNDDTLPDTKISGLDVSASDFDHDGDLDLFVGGRLIPKKYPYPADSRILENVSDASGPRFVEVTEKVLPELKSLGLVTASSWVDFDNDGWEDLVLVGEWMPVKFFKNNGGSFKDVSNELLSDPLSGWWFDIQKGDFDNDGDLDLIVGNLGKNYKYQASADRPFKIYLNDFDSNDQVDIVLAYKKGDIELPVRGRQCSSQQMPAIKHKFKDYNSFASASLNQIYTSKLLDEALSYEITSFASIYLENNNGAFTAKPLPQLAQFSSINKFVVKDFDSDGNLDVVLAGNLYNSEVETPRNDSSFGLFLQGDGAGNFTAQTMLDTGLKIVGDVRDMELLTKNGKNHLMVAKNNAQLQLIEIN, via the coding sequence ATGAAAAATGCATTGTTCTTCATTGTTTTTCTAATGTTGGTGTCTTCATGCGAAAAAAAACACGACACCTTATTTACGAAACTAGATGCCCTAGAAACGGGTGTTGATTTTAAAAATGAATTAAACGAAACCCATAAACACAATTATTTTACAAATCCATATATGTATTTGGGTGGAGGGGTTTCCGTAGGTGACATTAACAATGATGGTTTAGAAGATATCTTTTTTAGTGGGAACATGGTGCCTAACAAACTTTACCTTAATAAGGGCAACATGGAATTTGAAGATATTTCAGAAAATGCAGGGATTTTAGGTGATGAACGCTGGTTTACGGGAACCACATTTGTAGATATAAACCGAGATGGTTACTTGGACATCTATTGTTCCGTCAATGGGAAATTTCCCCCACACAATAATTTGCTATATATCAACAATCAAGACAATACTTTTACTGAAAAAGCTTCGGAATATGGGATTGACTGTGATGGGAATAGTATTCAATCAACATTTTTCGATTATGATAAAGATGGGGATTTAGATCTATATGTAATAAACTATCCTCCAACTAGTTTTATTGCTCCAGTTCCATATTATGCACATAAACTAGAAAACCATGAATTAAGTGAATCTGACCGCCTTTTCCGTAATGATAATGGACATTTTACCGATGTAACTATTGATGCCGGACTGAGTAATTTTGGATTAAGTCTTGGTGTAGTTGCAGCTGATGTGAATAATGATGGGTACACCGATATTTTTGTTTCAAATGATTTCAATGCCCCTGACTTCTTATATATCAATAATCAAGACGGCACTTTTACAAATCAGATAGACACTAGCCTACAGCAAACCTCATTCTTTGGAATGGGTGCTGAGATTGCTGATTTTAACAATGATGGGCATATGGACATTTTTCAATTGGATATGTCAGCAGCAGATCATTTTCGCTCAAAGGCCAATATGTCATCAATGAATCCTGATGCCTTTTATCAATCTGTAAATATAGGGCTGCATCATCAATACATGCAAAACTCACTTCAATTGAATCGCGGCAATTCTAATGGTGAGCTTCCTGTATTCAGTAACGTTTCACGCTTGGCCGGTGTTTCATCCACTGATTGGAGTTGGGGTGGCTTACTTGCCGATTTCGATAACGATGGATGGAAAGACCTCTTTGTTACTAATGGTATTAGACGTGATGTTAACAATAAAGATTTTTATGGCAAATACAGAGCATTCTTCGACAAATTGGAAAACTCCCCTGACTACGAAAACAAGGAGGAAGAAGTAGGTCTCTTGAACTATTTAAATGAATTGCCTTCCGAACGTTTGAGCAACTATATGTTTCAAAACGATCATGATCTTACCTTTACCAAAAGAACAAAAGACTGGGGCTTTGAAGAAAAAACTTTTTCAAATGGTGTTGCCTATTCAGACTTGGATAATGATGGTGATCTTGATTTGGTCATTAATAATTTAGAGGACACTTCCAGTATTTATCGAAACAATAGTTCTGATACAAACCAGCTAACGATTAATTTAAATGGGGATGGCAAGGTTTTACCCAATGAAAGCAAGGTTGCTCTCTATACTCCAGACGGAATACAGGTACAAGAGCATAATGTTGTGCGCGGCTACATGTCCTCGGTAACACCTCTACTCCACTTTGGATTGGGGTCTACTAACAAAATTGACAGTGTCTTGGTTACCTGGCCAAATGGATCAATAACCAAGATGGATAATGTAAAAGCAAATCAAAGGTTGACCATTAATTATGATGATTCCAAGGCCTTTGCCCGTAGCTCTGATAAATCTAAAGACATTCCTAAACTCTTTAACACCGTTGATGCTCCAGAATTAACTGTTCACGAAGAGAATCCTTTTAATGATTTTGATGTCGAGATTTTGCTTCCACATAAAAATACCACCTTGGGTCCTGCCCTGGCAACAGGAGATTTAAACAATGATGGATTGGATGATTATATCATTGGCAGTTCAATTGGTAAATCTGCCACAGTTTTTATTCAAGATGATAAGGGTGAATTTTCTGTTTTGCCCATTGCTGATTTGGTAGATGATAAATATTATGAGGATTTAGGTATTTTAATATTCGATGCTGACAATGATGGCGACAACGATTTTTATATTGCCTCGGGCGGTAATGAGTTTGAAGCTGGTTCTCCTGGGTATGAAGATCGTTTTTATGAAAATTTGGGCGATAATAATTTTCGCAGGAATGATGATACACTTCCAGATACAAAAATAAGTGGATTGGATGTGAGTGCATCAGATTTTGACCATGATGGAGACCTGGATTTGTTTGTAGGAGGGCGCTTGATCCCCAAAAAATACCCTTATCCAGCGGATTCACGAATTTTAGAAAACGTAAGTGATGCCTCTGGACCAAGATTTGTGGAAGTAACAGAAAAGGTATTACCAGAATTAAAGTCCCTGGGGCTAGTAACCGCCTCTAGTTGGGTTGATTTTGATAATGACGGATGGGAAGACCTTGTTCTGGTTGGAGAATGGATGCCAGTAAAATTTTTCAAAAATAATGGCGGATCATTCAAAGATGTATCCAATGAATTATTAAGTGATCCTTTATCCGGTTGGTGGTTCGATATCCAAAAAGGTGATTTTGATAACGATGGCGATTTAGATCTTATTGTTGGGAATTTGGGGAAAAACTACAAATACCAAGCTAGCGCCGACAGGCCCTTTAAAATTTATTTGAATGATTTTGATAGTAATGACCAAGTAGATATTGTTTTGGCCTACAAAAAAGGTGATATTGAACTTCCTGTTCGTGGCCGACAATGTTCTTCGCAACAAATGCCAGCGATTAAACATAAATTCAAAGATTATAATTCGTTTGCCAGTGCATCATTGAACCAGATTTATACGAGCAAATTACTTGATGAAGCATTAAGTTACGAGATAACCTCTTTTGCTAGCATCTATCTTGAAAATAATAATGGAGCTTTCACAGCTAAACCGCTTCCCCAATTGGCACAATTTTCAAGTATAAATAAATTCGTGGTGAAAGACTTTGATTCAGATGGAAATCTAGATGTTGTATTAGCAGGTAACCTTTATAATTCAGAAGTGGAAACGCCAAGAAATGATTCAAGTTTCGGGCTATTTCTACAGGGAGATGGAGCCGGGAATTTCACTGCACAAACCATGCTTGACACAGGTTTGAAGATAGTTGGAGATGTGCGGGACATGGAGCTGCTCACAAAAAATGGCAAAAACCACTTAATGGTCGCTAAAAATAACGCCCAACTGCAGCTTATAGAGATAAACTAA
- a CDS encoding PVC-type heme-binding CxxCH protein, whose product MVLQKKHIGNTKIVHILFVWMLCSILLSCKDSRTASFETPQLDFKTGDSNGFILPEEWQVTLWAESPDLYNPTNIDVDIKGRIWVTEAVNYREFNNASDKRLSFEKGDRIMILEDTDGDGVSDSSKVFVQDKDLVAPMGIAVIGNKVVVSCAPNLIVYTDENGDDVPDKKEIFLTGFGGFDHDHSLHSVIAGPDGKWYFNTGNAGPHMVTDKSGWQLRSGSVYTGGTPYNDANTPAQVSDDGHIWVGGLALRIKNDGNGLEVVGHNFRNAYELALDSFGNMWQNDNDDQVETCRTTWLMEGGNAGYFSPDGSRTWQADRRPGQDTFTAHWHQDDPGILPAGDNTGAGSPTGVVVYEGDAFGSTYRGALMSADAGRNVIFAYQPSMDESGFKLKRQDLITSMQESTEGYIWNEVDGDKRKLFRPSDVAVGTDGAIYIADWYDPVVGGHQMMDSLGYGRIYRITPKNNNLSIPDIDINTTEGQISALLNPAINVRNLGFEKLLKNGDSAFEEVIKILESSNPYHKARAIWLLPQFGEKGKKTVEKILKNDPNPRLRVTAYRALKQFKTNLLQYARIAVDDPSPAVRREVAISLRGVPWIKSKVLINKLIKKYNGTDRWYLEALGMALEGKEDIAYKNILKQYKDPLVWPTNIANIVWRIHPKSSISALKEMAMSKKLVDSLRVLAVDAIAFIPDTEAVAAMLDIQKNEEDNNIGELAKWWVSFRENNEWFAHWDWKNLDNNSKTLVIPEDIALLQDKILSRGLSIQERIEVGKEMARSLIGARLLIGLASNESLSKEVLNGISSTIHNNPELEIRTLASSYFRKKDKKKISLKNINSLIGDVHKGEKLFISKCASCHKIGDVGNDIGPVLTSIGEKLDMTGLIEAIINPSAAIVFGYESIMVKTKSGQTFYGFLLSEGETTIIKDMAGNKTVLLKADIESSQKMGVSIMPDALTLNLKEQEIADIGSYLLNL is encoded by the coding sequence ATGGTACTACAAAAAAAACATATTGGTAATACAAAAATCGTCCACATATTATTTGTTTGGATGTTGTGTTCAATTCTACTTTCATGTAAAGATTCCAGGACGGCTTCTTTTGAAACGCCCCAATTGGATTTCAAGACTGGCGATAGTAACGGTTTTATACTTCCTGAAGAGTGGCAGGTAACACTATGGGCTGAATCCCCAGACCTATACAATCCAACAAATATAGATGTAGACATAAAAGGTAGAATTTGGGTTACTGAAGCTGTAAACTACCGTGAATTTAATAATGCTTCCGACAAACGCCTCAGTTTTGAAAAAGGTGATAGAATAATGATTTTGGAAGACACCGATGGGGATGGTGTAAGTGATTCCTCAAAGGTATTCGTTCAAGATAAAGACCTAGTAGCTCCCATGGGTATAGCAGTCATAGGTAACAAAGTAGTGGTTTCTTGCGCGCCAAATCTAATTGTTTATACAGATGAAAATGGTGATGACGTTCCTGACAAAAAGGAAATTTTTCTTACTGGGTTTGGTGGATTCGACCATGATCATAGCCTTCATTCCGTTATTGCAGGTCCCGATGGAAAATGGTATTTCAACACTGGAAACGCCGGACCCCACATGGTTACCGACAAGTCAGGATGGCAGCTTCGGTCAGGAAGTGTTTATACGGGAGGAACTCCTTATAATGACGCTAACACCCCTGCTCAAGTAAGTGATGATGGGCATATCTGGGTAGGTGGATTAGCATTACGAATAAAAAATGATGGAAATGGGTTGGAAGTTGTAGGGCATAATTTCCGTAATGCCTATGAATTGGCCTTGGACTCTTTTGGTAACATGTGGCAAAATGACAATGATGATCAGGTAGAAACATGTAGGACCACTTGGTTAATGGAAGGTGGGAATGCAGGTTATTTTAGCCCGGATGGCTCAAGAACCTGGCAGGCAGACCGCAGACCAGGGCAAGATACATTTACCGCACACTGGCATCAAGATGACCCAGGAATTTTACCCGCAGGAGATAATACAGGTGCAGGATCACCAACTGGTGTTGTCGTTTACGAAGGAGATGCTTTTGGCTCAACATATAGAGGTGCCCTTATGAGCGCAGATGCTGGTAGAAATGTAATATTTGCATACCAACCGAGTATGGACGAATCAGGGTTTAAACTTAAAAGACAGGATTTGATTACCTCAATGCAAGAATCTACAGAGGGGTATATCTGGAACGAGGTAGATGGTGACAAGCGCAAATTGTTTAGACCTAGTGATGTAGCAGTAGGAACTGATGGCGCAATTTATATTGCAGATTGGTATGATCCGGTTGTTGGAGGACATCAGATGATGGACAGTCTTGGTTATGGAAGAATTTATAGAATAACCCCTAAGAACAATAATTTAAGTATTCCTGATATTGATATAAATACTACAGAAGGGCAGATTTCGGCACTTTTAAATCCGGCAATAAACGTTAGAAATTTAGGATTTGAAAAATTGTTGAAAAATGGAGATTCTGCATTCGAAGAGGTAATAAAAATATTGGAAAGTTCAAATCCATATCATAAAGCAAGAGCAATATGGCTTTTGCCCCAATTCGGTGAAAAAGGTAAGAAAACAGTAGAAAAAATATTAAAAAATGACCCTAACCCCCGCTTAAGGGTTACCGCGTATAGGGCACTTAAACAATTCAAAACCAATTTACTACAATATGCCAGAATAGCCGTTGATGACCCCTCTCCGGCAGTAAGAAGGGAAGTTGCCATATCCTTAAGGGGTGTCCCTTGGATTAAAAGCAAAGTGCTAATTAATAAGCTAATTAAAAAATATAATGGCACTGATCGTTGGTATCTTGAAGCTCTAGGTATGGCTTTGGAAGGCAAAGAAGATATTGCCTATAAGAACATATTAAAGCAGTATAAAGACCCTTTGGTCTGGCCCACAAACATAGCAAATATTGTATGGAGAATACACCCAAAATCTTCAATCTCTGCTTTGAAGGAGATGGCTATGTCCAAAAAACTAGTTGATAGTTTGAGAGTACTTGCTGTTGATGCAATTGCCTTTATTCCAGACACAGAAGCAGTTGCTGCCATGCTTGATATTCAAAAAAACGAAGAAGACAACAATATTGGTGAACTAGCTAAGTGGTGGGTTAGTTTTAGAGAAAATAATGAATGGTTCGCCCATTGGGACTGGAAAAACCTTGATAATAATAGTAAAACTCTGGTGATTCCAGAAGATATTGCATTGCTTCAGGATAAAATACTCAGTCGAGGGTTATCTATCCAAGAACGGATAGAAGTAGGCAAGGAAATGGCAAGAAGTTTAATAGGAGCCAGGTTACTTATTGGCCTAGCCTCCAATGAGAGTTTGTCCAAAGAAGTTTTAAACGGTATTTCCAGCACAATTCATAACAACCCTGAGTTGGAAATCAGAACATTGGCCAGCTCATACTTCAGAAAAAAAGACAAAAAGAAAATATCATTAAAAAATATTAATTCGCTAATTGGTGATGTTCATAAAGGTGAAAAACTCTTTATCTCAAAATGTGCTTCTTGTCATAAAATTGGCGATGTTGGGAATGATATAGGGCCTGTCTTAACCTCTATAGGTGAAAAGCTTGATATGACTGGACTTATTGAAGCCATCATAAACCCAAGTGCGGCTATCGTTTTTGGCTATGAATCTATAATGGTCAAAACTAAAAGCGGTCAGACATTTTACGGTTTCCTACTTTCAGAAGGAGAAACTACTATTATTAAAGATATGGCTGGAAATAAAACTGTACTCCTAAAAGCAGATATTGAAAGTAGCCAAAAGATGGGAGTTAGTATTATGCCCGATGCTTTAACTTTAAACCTTAAGGAGCAGGAAATCGCAGACATCGGCAGCTACCTACTAAACTTATAG
- a CDS encoding glycoside hydrolase family 36 protein, whose translation MKNCINTLLIVFSLVGQGIAFAQQNEQDFELAGHKIQLKGDFGEFDTTLEIEKITQGLEIVTITLNHTEGAPPPEFSLNWALPSSDIAGYWSTGSFNDKTIGPSWGPSAVKSMLAKQAPVITLFGHDDSNRLTFSASEALNTTILSSGIMEEDGLVYNKVTFFSEKYRSLKTYEVKVRFDTRSQLYSKALNQVADWWASFELYTPSQVPEVARKPVYSSWYSYHQNVTMKNLLAECRLAKKMGFESIIVDDGWQTLDSSRGYAYTGDWEPERIPEMKEFVAAVHDLDMKFMLWYGVPFVGEKSKAYEKMKGKFLRYWDGQGTYVLDPRYPEVRQFIIQTYIDATEAWDLDGFKLDFIGRFNAGNDTELTKENGRDYASVNEATDVLMTDLMKSLQEIKPDIMIEFRQPYVGPAMRKYGNMFRATDCPNLASVNRIRTSDLRFLSGNTAVHSDMLMWHYDEPVEVAALQMLNVMYSVPQISVRLEDIPEDHSKMIKHYTSYWLNNSAVLLDGEFHAISPLTNYPVLEGWNKDKKITTVFNDQVVEINQEKFTHIDVLNAKRSTRLIIAATGVERNFDYVIKNCLGEITSEDTIQITQGTHTFEVPPSGLISFTAKD comes from the coding sequence ATGAAAAATTGTATAAACACATTGCTAATTGTTTTCTCTTTAGTTGGCCAAGGAATTGCTTTCGCGCAACAAAATGAACAAGATTTTGAATTAGCAGGTCACAAGATTCAACTTAAAGGGGATTTCGGTGAATTTGATACGACACTTGAAATTGAAAAAATAACTCAAGGACTAGAAATAGTAACCATTACCTTAAATCATACTGAAGGTGCACCACCACCAGAATTTTCATTGAATTGGGCATTGCCATCAAGCGACATTGCAGGGTATTGGAGTACGGGAAGTTTTAATGATAAAACAATTGGCCCAAGTTGGGGGCCATCGGCTGTTAAATCAATGTTGGCGAAACAAGCTCCTGTAATTACATTATTTGGTCATGATGACTCCAATCGACTTACATTTTCCGCTTCTGAAGCCCTCAATACGACTATCCTGAGCTCAGGAATTATGGAAGAAGATGGATTGGTCTATAACAAGGTGACCTTTTTCTCAGAAAAATATAGATCCCTTAAAACATATGAGGTTAAAGTGCGCTTTGACACTAGATCTCAATTGTATTCCAAAGCATTGAATCAAGTAGCCGACTGGTGGGCTTCTTTTGAGCTCTATACGCCGTCACAAGTGCCTGAAGTTGCACGAAAACCTGTTTATTCCAGCTGGTATAGCTACCATCAGAATGTTACGATGAAAAATCTGCTTGCTGAGTGTAGATTGGCCAAGAAAATGGGCTTTGAATCCATTATTGTAGATGATGGGTGGCAAACTCTCGATAGCAGTCGAGGCTATGCATATACTGGGGATTGGGAACCAGAGCGTATACCCGAAATGAAAGAATTTGTAGCTGCCGTACATGATTTGGACATGAAATTCATGCTTTGGTATGGTGTTCCGTTTGTAGGTGAAAAATCGAAAGCCTATGAAAAAATGAAAGGTAAATTTCTAAGATATTGGGATGGGCAAGGCACCTATGTTCTAGACCCAAGATATCCAGAAGTTAGGCAATTCATCATTCAGACCTATATTGACGCTACAGAAGCATGGGACCTTGATGGATTCAAATTGGACTTTATTGGTCGATTTAATGCCGGTAATGATACCGAATTAACTAAGGAGAATGGCCGTGATTATGCTTCAGTAAATGAAGCTACAGATGTACTGATGACAGATTTAATGAAATCATTGCAAGAGATTAAACCAGACATTATGATTGAGTTTAGGCAACCTTACGTAGGACCGGCCATGAGAAAATATGGCAATATGTTCAGGGCAACTGATTGCCCCAACCTTGCATCCGTGAATAGAATAAGGACTTCGGACCTTAGATTTTTAAGTGGTAATACTGCAGTACATTCTGATATGTTGATGTGGCATTATGATGAACCTGTTGAGGTGGCTGCACTACAAATGTTAAATGTGATGTATTCTGTGCCTCAAATTTCTGTACGATTAGAGGATATTCCTGAAGATCATTCTAAAATGATCAAACACTATACTTCTTACTGGCTAAATAATAGTGCGGTACTATTAGATGGCGAGTTCCATGCAATAAGTCCATTAACCAATTACCCTGTATTGGAAGGTTGGAACAAAGACAAAAAAATAACTACCGTATTCAATGATCAAGTTGTTGAAATAAATCAAGAGAAATTCACCCATATTGATGTATTGAATGCAAAAAGATCAACACGATTGATAATAGCTGCTACTGGAGTCGAAAGAAATTTTGATTATGTTATCAAAAACTGCCTTGGAGAGATAACAAGTGAAGATACCATTCAGATTACCCAAGGCACCCATACATTCGAGGTGCCGCCTTCAGGTTTAATTTCCTTTACCGCGAAGGATTAA
- a CDS encoding RagB/SusD family nutrient uptake outer membrane protein has translation MRKSILKSTALILFVFMAIGCNEDFLDTTPLNEIAEDAVWADQNLAEAAVLDLYQGTWAGTLTEEETSDAYTDNAVFTHPGRGVDGYTEGKMTAAGNYLGRDWLDNWGALYSFIRGANLAIANLTANEAGFDQGFVDQLLGEAYFMRAHFYTNLARQYGGLILLTEPLALDSEANNPRSSWEATVNLIVSDLNQAITLLDGAPVSPARAHKLTALAMKSRILTHAASDLYDATKSASVSTISGYGNKDLIQYTSGTQDARWTAAAAASKALLDEHPGYKLDYAAPASQEEAKQNYDDMWIQGDDNVDFIWGRLVEEFGFDSRTYEGGDGWSQGPGMFALNQGPNGYHEWAGTTPTEALVSKYTMSDGTEFDWGNPAHSADPYADREARFYSTILYDGAPWKDRTSDVVTHDNFNEIQTGFYTFTDGTEFNGSPIKNGVDTRQGPIEDWNGSRTGYYFRKFSDPNQPASWPNDLQKIDSPYLRHSEILLNYVEAQIELGDEAEAILWLNKLRYRNGLPGVTATGDALKELYRRERDKELVNEDARLFDMKRWLEGPYSLDKQVQTVLIQATQTGPVTEYRRDPAAWDYTYTPTNIVFENRQWLDKVYFLPIAQSEIDKDPSLIQNPGY, from the coding sequence ATGAGAAAGAGTATTTTAAAATCTACAGCGTTGATCCTGTTCGTTTTTATGGCGATAGGATGTAACGAGGACTTTTTAGACACGACCCCGCTAAATGAAATTGCTGAAGATGCAGTGTGGGCCGATCAAAATTTGGCTGAAGCTGCAGTACTTGATTTGTATCAAGGTACTTGGGCAGGAACCCTTACAGAAGAGGAAACTTCTGATGCGTATACTGATAATGCTGTTTTTACCCACCCTGGTCGTGGTGTAGACGGGTATACTGAAGGAAAAATGACGGCTGCGGGCAATTATTTAGGACGTGACTGGTTAGACAACTGGGGAGCATTGTACTCCTTTATTCGTGGTGCTAACCTTGCAATTGCCAACCTTACAGCGAATGAAGCTGGTTTTGATCAGGGTTTTGTTGATCAACTATTAGGTGAAGCCTATTTTATGAGGGCACATTTTTACACTAATTTGGCGAGACAATATGGTGGGTTGATTTTATTGACCGAACCATTGGCTCTAGATAGCGAGGCAAATAATCCAAGGTCTTCATGGGAAGCTACCGTAAATCTGATTGTTTCAGATTTGAATCAAGCAATTACGCTATTGGATGGTGCTCCTGTTAGTCCTGCAAGGGCTCACAAGCTTACTGCCCTCGCAATGAAATCAAGAATATTGACACATGCGGCCAGTGATTTATACGACGCAACAAAATCTGCTTCTGTATCCACTATTTCTGGTTATGGCAATAAAGATTTGATTCAATATACCAGTGGTACTCAAGATGCTAGATGGACGGCGGCAGCAGCGGCCTCAAAAGCACTATTGGATGAGCACCCTGGCTATAAATTGGATTATGCGGCTCCTGCCTCTCAGGAAGAAGCCAAACAAAACTATGACGATATGTGGATCCAAGGTGATGATAATGTAGATTTCATCTGGGGTCGTTTGGTCGAAGAGTTTGGTTTTGATTCAAGAACTTATGAAGGTGGTGACGGATGGTCGCAAGGGCCTGGAATGTTCGCATTGAACCAAGGACCTAATGGGTATCATGAATGGGCTGGTACAACTCCTACCGAAGCGTTGGTATCAAAATACACAATGTCAGATGGTACTGAGTTCGATTGGGGTAACCCTGCACATTCAGCAGATCCTTATGCTGATCGTGAAGCTCGTTTTTATTCAACTATTCTTTACGATGGCGCACCATGGAAAGATAGAACAAGTGATGTAGTCACTCATGATAATTTCAATGAGATACAGACTGGTTTCTATACCTTTACAGATGGTACAGAGTTCAACGGATCACCAATTAAAAATGGTGTGGACACACGTCAGGGTCCTATTGAAGATTGGAACGGTTCAAGGACTGGTTATTATTTCAGGAAATTCTCTGATCCAAACCAACCTGCCTCTTGGCCTAACGATTTGCAAAAGATAGATTCACCATATCTAAGGCATTCAGAGATTCTATTGAATTATGTTGAGGCTCAGATTGAATTGGGCGATGAAGCTGAAGCCATTTTATGGTTGAATAAACTAAGGTACAGAAATGGCTTGCCAGGTGTTACGGCAACAGGAGATGCACTTAAGGAATTGTATAGAAGAGAGCGTGACAAGGAATTGGTGAATGAAGATGCCAGACTCTTTGACATGAAACGCTGGCTTGAAGGTCCTTATTCTTTGGACAAGCAAGTACAGACAGTCTTGATACAAGCTACACAAACAGGTCCTGTAACTGAATATAGACGCGATCCTGCGGCATGGGATTATACATATACTCCAACGAATATTGTTTTTGAAAACAGACAATGGTTGGATAAAGTATATTTCTTGCCAATAGCGCAATCTGAAATCGATAAAGATCCATCTTTAATACAAAATCCAGGTTACTAG